A window of the Oncorhynchus mykiss isolate Arlee chromosome 15, USDA_OmykA_1.1, whole genome shotgun sequence genome harbors these coding sequences:
- the chchd7 gene encoding coiled-coil-helix-coiled-coil-helix domain-containing protein 7 (The RefSeq protein has 1 substitution compared to this genomic sequence), with protein MDKNVRKLRSRDINPCIEESDGSQKCLDANNYDKSMCSAYFLRYKNCRKYWHNLMVNRRRDGVKPDMPTAEERQEILAAIGGKPY; from the exons ATGGACAAAAACGTGCGCAAGCTTCGAAGTAAAGATATAAACCCATGCATTGAA GAAAGTGATGGCTCTCAGAAATGTTTGGATGCCAATAACTATGATAAGAGCATGTGTTCTGCATATTTTCTGAGATACAAAAACTGCAGAAAATACTGG CACAACCTCATGGTGAATAGGAGACGAGACGGCGTGAAGCCTGACATGCCCACTGCTGAGGAGCGCCAGGAGATACTAGCTGCCATTGGAGGCAAGCCCTATTGA
- the chchd7 gene encoding coiled-coil-helix-coiled-coil-helix domain-containing protein 7 isoform X1, which translates to MDKNVRKLRSKDINPCIEESDGSQKCLDANNYDKSMCSAYFLRYKNCRKYWHNLMVNRRRDGVKPDMPTAEERQEILAAIGGKPY; encoded by the exons ATGGACAAAAACGTGCGCAAGCTTCGAAGTAAAGATATAAACCCATGCATTGAA GAAAGTGATGGCTCTCAGAAATGTTTGGATGCCAATAACTATGATAAGAGCATGTGTTCTGCATATTTTCTGAGATACAAAAACTGCAGAAAATACTGG CACAACCTCATGGTGAATAGGAGACGAGACGGCGTGAAGCCTGACATGCCCACTGCTGAGGAGCGCCAGGAGATACTAGCTGCCATTGGAGGCAAGCCCTATTGA